From Bradyrhizobium sp. 4:
CGCTCGACCGCAACGGCCTTCGGCCGGCGCGCTATCTCGTCACCAAGGACGACCGCATCGTGATGGCGTCCGAGATGGGCGTGCTGACGATTCCCGAGGACCAGATCATCACCAAGTGGCGCTTGCAGCCCGGCAAGATGCTGCTGGTCGATCTCGAGCAGGGCCGCCTGATCCCCGACGACGAGATCAAAGCCGAGCTCGCCAGAAGCCATCCCTACACGGAGTGGCTGGAGCGGACCCAGATCGTGCTGGAAGATCTGCCGAAGGTGCCGACCACCGGCGTGCGCTCCAACCTGTCGCTGCTCGATCGCCAGCAGGCGTTCGGCTACAGCCAGGAAGACATCACCATCCTGATGACGCCGATGGCCTCCACCGGCGAGGAAGCCGCAGGTTCGATGGGCAACGACACGCCGATCTCGGCGCTGTCGGCCAAGGCCAAGCCGCTGTTCACCTACTTCAAGCAGAACTTTGCGCAGGTGACCAATCCGCCGATCGACCCGATCCGCGAGGAGCTGGTGATGAGCCTCGTCTCCATCATCGGACCGCGGCCGAACCTGTTCGACCTGCAAGGCCTTGCCACGACCAAGCGCCTCGAAGCGCGTCAGCCGATCCTGACCGACGCGGACCTCGAAAAGATCCGCTCGATCTCCGAGGTCGCCGAGTCGCACTTCAAGTCGCGCACGCTGGACACCACCTTCCACGCCGGCCTCGGCGCGGCCGGCATGGACCAGGTGCTGGACGAGCTCTGCGCACGCGCGGAGAGCGCGGTGCGCGAGGGCGTCAACATCATCATCCTGTCCGACCGCATGGTCGGCACCGATCGGGTTCCGATCCCGTCGCTGCTGGCCTGCGCCGCCGTGCATCATCATTTGATCCGCACGGGATTGCGCACTTCGGTCGGCCTCGTCGTCGAATCCGGCGAGCCGCGCGAAGTGCATCATTTCGCCTGTCTCGCCGGCTACGGCGCGGAAGCGATCAATCCGTATCTGGCGTTCGAGACCATCATCGCGATGAAGGACCGCCTGCCCGGCTCGCTCGACGACTACGAGATCGTCAAGCGCTACATCAAGTCGATCGGCAAGGGCCTGCTCAAGGTGATGTCCAAGATGGGCATCTCGACCTACCAGTCCTATTGCGGCGCGCAGATCTTTGACGCCATCGGCCTGAAGGCGGAATTCGTCGGCAAATTCTTCGCCGGCACCCACACCCGCGTCGAGGGCGTCGGTCTTGGCGAGATTGCCGAAGAGGCGGTGCGCCGTCATGCCGACGCGTTCGGCGATGCCCTCGTTTACAAGACTTCGCTCGATGTCGGCGGCGAATACGCCTATCGCAGCCGCGGCGAGGACCATGCATGGACCGCCGAATCGGTGGGGCTGCTGCAGCACGCCGCGCGCGGCAATTCGCTGGAACGCTACCGCGCTTTCGCGAAGATCCTCAACGAGCAGTCGGAGCGTCTCTTGACGCTGCGCGGCCTGTTCCGGATCAAGAATGCGGACGAAGAGAAGCGCAAGCCGATACCGCTCGACCAGGTCGAGCCGGCCAAGGACATCGTCAAGCGTTTCGCCACGGGAGCCATGTCGTTCGGCTCGATCTCGCGCGAGGCGCACACCACGCTCGCGATCGCCATGAACCGGATCGGCGGCAAGTCGAACACCGGCGAAGGCGGCGAGGAAGCCGACCGCTTCAAGCCGATGCCGAACGGCGACAGCATGCGCTCGGCGATCAAGCAGGTCGCCTCGGGCCGCTTCGGCGTCACCACGGAGTATCTCGTCAACTCCGACATGATGCAGATCAAGATGGCGCAGGGCGCCAAGCCCGGCGAAGGCGGCCAATTGCCCGGCCACAAGGTCGACGCGACCATCGCCAAGGTCCGGCATTCGACGCCGGGCGTCGGCCTGATCTCGCCGCCGCCGCACCACGATATCTACTCGATCGAGGATCTGGCGCAGCTCATCTACGACCTCAAGAACGTCAACCCGGATGGCGCAGTCTCGGTCAAGCTCGTCTCCGAGATCGGCGTCGGCACCGTGGCCGCGGGCGTCGCCAAAGCGCGCGCCGACCATGTCACCATCGCGGGCTTCGAGGGCGGCACCGGCGCTTCGCCGCTGACCTCGATCAAGCACGCCGGCTCGCCGTGGGAGATCGGTCTCGCCGAAACCCACCAGACGCTGGTGCGCGAGCGGCTGCGCAGCCGCATCGTGGTGCAGGTCGACGGCGGCTTCCGCACCGGCCGTGACGTCGTGATCGGCGCGCTGCTCGGCGCCGACGAGTTCGGCTTCGCCACCGCGCCCTTGATCGCGGCCGGCTGCATCATGATGCGCAAGTGCCATCTCAACACCTGCCCGGTCGGCGTCGCGACCCAGGACCCCGTCCTGCGCAAGCGCTTCACCGGCCAGCCCGAGCATGTGATCAACTACTTCTTCTTCGTCGCCGAAGAGGTCCGCGAGATCATGGCCTCGCTCGGCTTCCGCAGCTTCAACGAGATGATCGGCCAGGTGCAGCTGCTTGACCAGACCAAGCTGGTCGCGCACTGGAAGGCCAAGGGCCTCGACTTCTCGAAACTGTTCGTCAAGCAGAAGGAAGAGAAGGGCCAGAAGATCTATCACTCCGAGCGCCAGAACCATCATCTGGAAGCGGTGCTCGATCGCACGCTGATCGAGCAGGCGACGCCTGCGCTCGACCGCGGTGCGCCGGTGAAGATCGAGGCCAAGATCAACAGCACCAACCGCTCCGCGGGCGCGATGCTGTCGGGTGCGGTCGCCAAGATCTACGGCCATGCCGGCCTGCCGCATGAGACCATCCATGTCAGCCTCAAGGGCACCGCGGGCCAGGCCTTCGGCGCGTGGCTGGCGCAAGGCGTCACCTTCGAGCTCGAAGGCGAGGCCAACGACTATGTCGGCAAGGGCCTCTCGGGCGGCAAGATCATCGTCAAGCCGCCGGCCAACAGCGGCATCGTGCCGGAAGAGAGCATCATCGTCGGCAACACCGTGATGTACGGCGCCATTCAAGGCGAGTGCTACTTCCGCGGCATCGCCGGTGAGCGTTTTGCCGTGCGCAATTCCGGCGCCGTGGCGGTGGTCGAGGGCGCGGGCGACCATTGCTGCGAATACATGACCGGCGGCATCGTGGTCGTGCTCGGCAAGACCGGGCGCAACTTCGCGGCCGGCATGTCCGGCGGCATCGCCTATGTGCTGGACGAGACCGGCGACTTCGACAGGCTGTGCAACATGGCGATGGTCGAGCTCGAGCCGGTGCTGTCGGAAGAGCTGATCAACGCCGGCACCTATCATCACTCCGGTGACCTCGAGGCGCACGGCCGGGTGGACGTGTTCAAGGACCTGCTCGCCTCCGACGTCGAGCGGCTCCACGTCCTGATCACGCGCCATGCCAAGGCAACCGGCTCCAGGCGTGCCGCCGACATCCTGGCCAACTGGAAGGACTGGCTGCCGAAATTCCGCAAGGTGATGCCGGTCGAATACCGGCGCGCGCTGCGCGAAATGGCCGCCAACGCGGACGCCGAGCCGAAAATCGCGATCGGGGCCTGAGCATCACACCCCGTCATTGCGAGCGTAGCGAAGCAATCCAGACTTCTCCTCTGATGCGGAATGGATTGCTTCGAAGCTCACGCTCCTCGCAATGACGACGAGAAAGAAACACAACGAATTTAAGCGGCAGGGACTTCGGGTTTAATGGGCAAGATCACGGGTTTTCTCGAAATCGAACGGCATGACCGCAAGTACACCCCGGTCGCCGAGCGCGTGAAGCATTTCCACGAGTTCGTCGTTCCCCTCTCCGAGAAGGAAACGCGCGACCAGGCCGCGCGCTGCATGAACTGCGGCATCCCCTATTGCCACGGCACCGGCTCGGTCTCGCCCGGCACGCCCGGCTGCCCGGTCAACAACCAGATCCCGGACTGGAACGACCTCGTCTATCAGGGCAACTGGGAAGAAGCCTCGCGCAATCTGCACTCGACCAATAATTTCCCGGAGTTCACGGGGCGTATCTGCCCGGCGCCGTGTGAAGCCTCCTGCACGCTCAACATCGACGACAACCCCGTCACCATCAAGACCATCGAATGCGCGATCGTCGACCGCGCCTGGGATAATGGCTGGCTGAAGCCGGAAGTGGCGGCCGTGAAGACCGGCAAGAAGGTCGCGGTGATCGGCTCGGGTCCGGCCGGCATGGCCTGCGCGCAGCAGCTCGCGCGCGCCGGCCACGACGTGCATCTGTTCGAGAAGTTCGCCAAGGCCGGCGGCCTGCTCCGCTATGGCATTCCCGACTTCAAGATGGAAAAGAACGTCATCGACCGCCGGGTCACGCAGATGGAAGGCGAAGGCGTCACCTTCCATTACAACAGCCATGTCGGCGTCGACGGCAATGTCGACCCGCGCGAGATGCTCAACGAGTACGACGCCGTGGCGCTGACCGGCGGCGCCGAAGCCCCGCGCGACCTGCCGATCCCCGGCCGCGACCTCGCAGGCATCCACTACGCCATGGACTTCCTGCCGCAGCAGAACCGCCGCGTGTCCGAGGAGCCGCTCGGCGGCGTCCAGGAGATTTTGGCCGGTGGCAAGCATGTGGTCGTCATCGGCGGCGGCGACACCGGATCCGACTGCATCGGCACCTCGCTGCGCCAGGGCGCGCTCTCCGTGACCCAGCTCGAGATCATGCCCGCCCCGCCGGAGCACGAGAACAAGGGCCTCACCTGGCCGAACTGGCCGCTCAAGATGCGGACGTCCTCCAGCCAGGCCGAAGGCGCGGTCCGCGAATTCGCCGTGCTGACGCAAAAGTTCACCGGCGACAACGGCCAAGTGAAGAAGCTGCACTGCGTCCGCGTTGACGACAAGTTCAAGCCGATCGCCGGCACCGAGTTCGAGCTCGACGCCGACCTCGTCCTGCTCGCGATGGGTTTCGTCCACCCGGTGCACGAGGGCCTGCTCAAGATGCTCTCGGTCGAGCTCGACCCCCGCGGCAACGTCAAGGCCAACACGCTCGACTACCAGACCTCGCGCCCGAACGTGTTCACGGCCGGCGACATGCGCCGCGGCCAATCGCTGGTGGTCTGGGCGATCCGCGAGGGCCGGCTGTGCGCCCGGTCGATCGATACGTTCCTGATGGGGAAGACGGATCTGCCGCGCTGAGCCGCCGCGGCTTAAGGCAGACAGACAATCCGCTGTCGTCCTGGCGAAAGCCAGGACCCATACCGCGTGATCCCTCGATCGTGACCGATCGCAATACCAAACGACGAGTCTTCGCCAAACCACGCCCGTGGTAATGGGTCCTGGCTTTCGCCAGGACGACACCTGAGGTTTGGCCTTATTGGGAGCCTACGGTCGGGTGCCCTCTAATTCTGCAGCCTCACCCCGACCATCACCACCGTCCCCTGCGAGCTTGAGCCCGGCTGGTTCGAATCCAGGATGTCGTGGCGGAGCGTGCCCTTGATCCAGATGTTGCGATTGAGCTTGTAGATCAGATTGCTTTCGAACGAGTAGGTCTTGTCGTTGCGATTCTGGCCCTGGTAGTCGTAGGTGCCGTAGGTGAACTTGCCCACTGCCGTAAGCCAGCGGCGGAAGTCGTGATCGACTTCGGCGGCGTAGGTGTGCACCAGCACGCCGGAGGAGCCGGGGATGGTGGTCTCGGCGATCTGCGTGTCGGTGGCGAATTTCACCGTGGTCAGGCCGCTTGCATTCCAGATCAGCGAGCCCGAGGTCAGGAAGCCCGCGAGCTGGCTCAGGCGCGGATCGACATAGTTGCGCGCGGAATAGCCGACCGAGACCTCGCCGGTGAGGATCCGCGAGAACTCGAAGGACGTGCCGACCTTGGCGTAGCCGCCGTTCGAATCGCGGAAGAAGCCATTGCGGTCGGCGGCCTGGTCGTGGACGCGTGTGTCGCCCTGGATCTCGACGAACGGCTTCAGGCCCGGCTTGAGATCGTAGGAGAAGCGCCCCACGCCGCCATATTGGTTGAAGTCGCGGTCATCGTTGCTGAAGGTGGAGCCGTCGGTGAGTTTCGAGTTGGTGTAGGCGGTGCGATCCGCGTTGGCGCCGGCCGCGACCTGGAAGCGGTTGAAGGTCTGGTCGAAGCCGACGGTCGTGCCATAGGTCGCGTAAACAGGATATTTCTGCAGACCGGCCTGCACGTTCGGGCTGCCGGGATTATCGGTGGCGAGCCGCAGGCGCAGTTGCGTGGTCAGCTTGAGATCGCGATTGACGTCGATGCGGCCGTCGACATGGCCGTTGAAGTCGGGGCGGTCCACCTCGACCGGCGAGGGCGAGGCAAAGCCGTCGATCGTCGCCGGCATGTTGTTGGTGTAGCCCGAGAACGAGCCGCGCAGATCCGCGACCAGCGCGTGGCGCTCCCAGTCGGACGCCACGAGGAGATCGGGCGCGACCACATAAACCGGCGAGCCGACCGGCTTGCTCAGACGCGCCGGATTGGTGTCGTAGCCGGTGGAGAGCTCGAGCCCGCCCTTGATCAAGAAGCTGCCGGCATAGTCGCCGACCGCGCCGAATGCATCGTCATCGATCTTGAGGCGGCGGCGCAGCGGCTGGCCGGGCACGTTGCCGGCCATCGCCGGGGCGACCGGAGTCTTGTGCGCCGTCTCGGAGGGCGGCGGCGCGATGCGTGGCGGGCCGAGCGTTCGCTCCGGCGTCGCCGGCGGCACCGGCGAGCCGGGGCCGACCGGACGCTTCGGCTTCGCCTGTCCGGGATAAAACTTTGGCTGCTGTCGCTTGCGGTTGAGCGAGTCGTAGCCGGAAGCGCTGGCGCCATTGGCGGCGGGCAAGCCGTAGATCGGGACCTGACCGGTCGGGCTTTGGTTGGTCGGGTTTTGGCCCACGCGCGCCGGCGTCTGCTGGCGTTTGCGCAAATCGGCGTTGGGATCGGGCAGTGTCGGCAGCGCATCCGACGGTGCCTGCGGCACGCCCGCGGTACGGCGCGTCGGCAGCGTGTCGGGCGAGGCGAAGCCACCGCGGTTGGGACTGAACAGGTCTGGGGTGAGGCTCTGGGCGGCCACGGGGGCGCTTCCAAGGACCGTCAGCGCAAAGCACGGCAAAGCCGCGCGCAGGAAATGCGCGCGTTTGCTCCGGCTCGTGCCTGGAGACGACCCCACGATGGAAGAACTCCAACGAAATCAAATACTTTCGCGATTGTCCCCACCGATCGGCGGGAACCATCGTTAATGGAGTTAAAACAATTATGGTTAACGACCGGTTGAGGGTTGGGGCGCCCTCGTCGCCTCGAAGGTCGTGGCGTGCTAAGCAGGCGCCAACGGGCGAACGCCCCTCCTCCCTGGACCAGAACATGCCGAGTTCGAAACCGCTGATGACCCAATCATCCGGCCCCATTCCCGACAGCGTCGAATCCGCACTCCGCACCCTGGAAACGGAGAGCGGCGGTATCAACGCGCTCGCCGCCGCCCTGCGCGGCCCGCTTGGCGCGAGCTTCGCCAAGGCGGTCGATCTGATCCGCAACGCAAAGGGCCGCGTCATCGTCACCGGGCTCGGCAAGTCGGGCCATATGGGTCGCAAGATCGCGGCAACGCTGGCCTCGACCGGCACGCCCGCCTTCTTCGTCCATGCCGCCGAAGCCGGTCATGGCGACCTCGGCATGATCACGCCCGACGATGTCATCATGGCGCTGTCCTGGTCCGGCGAGCAGCCGGAGATGAAGACGCTGGTGAACTATTCGGCACGGTTCGCCATTCCCATGATCGCGGTGACGTCGAACGCGGCGTCCTCGCTGGGACAAGCCGCCGACATCGTGATCGAGCTGCCGAAGGCGCGCGAGGCCTGCCCGCACAATCTGGCGCCGACCACCTCGACCCTGATGCAGGCCGCGATCGGCGATGCCATTGCGATCGCGCTGCTCGAAGGCCGCGGTTTCACCGCGCTGGAGTTCGCGCATTTCCACCCCGGCGGCAAGTTAGGGGCGATGCTGAAATTCGTCCGCGACTACATGCGCACCGGTGCGGAGATCCCGGTCAAGCCGCTCGGCACCAAGATGTCGGACGCGGTGATGGAGATGTCGGCCAAGGGTCTCGGCTGCGTCTGCATCGTCAACGATGCGGCAGAGGCCGTCGGCATCATCACTGACGGCGATCTACGCCGCCAGATGCGGCCGGACCTGCTGGCGGCGTCGGTCGACGACATCATGACCAGGCAGCCAAAGACCGTGCCGCCCTCGATGCTCGCCACCGAGATGATCGAGGTGCTGAACACCCGCAAGATCACGACGCTGGTCGTGACCGAGGCGGACAAGGTGGTGGGCATCGTGCACCTGCACGATCTGCTGCGGGCGGGCGTGGCGTAGGGGGCCACTCACCGTCATTGCGAGCGCAGCGAAGCAATCCAGACTGCCTCCACGGAAAGACTCTGGATTGCTTCGTCGCAAGAGCTTCTCGCAATGACGGCGGTTAGAGCAACGCCGGGAATCTTGCCGCCGTGTCCTCCAGCGGCAGCCGCAGCCCGTTCGCCAGATACGACACCGTGCGGTAGAAGCCGCACAGCAGCATGATCTCCAGGATCTGCGCCTCGTCGTAATGCGTCGACAGCGCGGCGAACTCGGCGTCGTCAAAGGTCGCGCGGTGATGCAGCGCGTCGACGGCGGCGATCAGCGCCTGCTCGGCCGGGGACCAGCACGGCGACCTCGCATCGCCCCGCACGGTGGCGTGCACTTCCTCCTCGGTGAGTTTCGCTGGCCCGGCAAAGACCGCGACGTGCACGCCCCATTCATATTCGCATTGGTTCAGCGCGCAGGTGCGGTCGATCACGATCTCGCGCTGGTGCAACGACAGCGGGCCGGGATCAAGCAGGCCGCCGGCGCGAAACTTGTCCCAGGCGCGGGTATGGCCCGCCATCATCCGGAACAGCAGCAGCGGCGGCGCACCTCGCATGATGCGGTCGAACTGCGCCTGGATCTCCGGGGGATAAGGCGGGGTCAGCGGGGCAATGCGTGGTGTGGCCTGGGACATCGGCCGCCTCTCTTGCTACATTTACTGTAGCATAACGCTACACTATCTGTAGCATTGCGCAAGAGGGCGGCGATGGCGAAACAGACCACTTCGAGATCGCGCGGCGTCCGTGGCTCGCGCACCGGGCGGCCGGTCATGGTGCTGCTCGACCTCCTGGGACGACGCTGGAGCCTGCGAATCCTGTGGGAGCTGCGCGACGCCCCCCTCACCTCGCGCGCATTGCGAGCGGCCTGCGACGAGGCCTCGCCGACGGTGCTGCAGGCGCGGCTGGACGATTTGCGCGAGGCCGGGTTCGTGGAACTGGGCGAAGCTGGCGGTTACGGGCTGACGGCGCTGGGGCGGGAATTGTGCGAGACGTTCATGCCGCTGCATAGGTTTGCGGAGCGGTGGCGAAGCAAGAGCGGCGCGTAAGTCTGGCGATGCCGTCCCGACAAGCTTGTCATTGCGAGCGCAGCGAAGCAATCGAGACTGTCGCCGCGGAAAGATTCTGGATTGCTTCGCTTCGCTCGTAATGACGGCGACCTAAGCCGCCGCCACCGTCAGATTCGCACCGTCGACCTGCACCACCTTCACACGCGTGCCCGCCGGCGTATCAGGACCTGCGACGCGCCAGACGGTGTCGCCGATGCGCATGGTGCCGTTGCCGTCGACAATCGGCTTCTCCAGCGTGAACTCGCGGCCGAGGAGCGCATCCGCGCGCTTGTTGAGGAAGGGGCTGGCGGCAATTGCATCCGGCTTCGGCCGGGCGAGCCGGCGCCAGACCGGCACGGCGGCGGCGGCGAAGATCGCGAACATCACGAGCTGGATCTGCCAGGATATCGCTACTCCGAACGAGATCAGCCCGACGAGCAGCGCGGCGAGCCCGAGCCAGAACAGGAACACGCCCGGCGCCAGCACCTCCAGCGCCATCAGGATGAAGCCGAAGATCAGCCAATTCCAGGTGCCGAGCGATACGAACATGTCGGTCATGACACGACCTCTTTGAAATGGCGCATGCCCTCGTCGGAAAACCGGTGTCCACTTTTCCGGGGCATGCGCTTTACCCCTGCCGCGGCGGCACCGCCGGCGGCGTGCTGCCGGTCGTCGGCACCGCCGCGCGACGAGCGGCGGCAGCCGCGGATGCCGCACTCTCGCCGAACGTCGCCTTGGCGATCTCGCCGATGCCGGCGAGCGAGCCGAGCATGCTGGTGGCTTCGATCGGCAGCATGATGATCTTCTGGTTCGGAGAGTCCGCGAACTGGCCGAACGCCTTGATATACTTGTCGGCGATAAAATAGTTCAGCGCCGCGACGTCGCCCTTGGCGATGGCTTCACTGACCATCTGCGTCGCCTTGGCCTCGGCTTCCGCCGACCGCTCGCGCGCTTCGGCGTCGCGGAAGGCGGCCTCGCGGCGACCTTCCGCCTGGAGGATCTGGCCCTGCTTGGCACCCTCTGCGCGCAGGATCTCGGACTGGCGCGCACCTTCAGCCTGAAGGATGTCGGCGCGTTTGACGCGCTCGGCCTTCATCTGTCGGCCCATGGCCTCGACGAGGTCTGCCGGCGGCACGATGTCCTTGATCTCGATACGATTGACCTTGAGGCCCCAGGGCGAGACAGCGGCATCGACCACACGCAGCAGGCGCTCGTTGATTTCGTCACGGTGCGACAACACCTGGTCGAGATCCATCGAACCCATCACCGAACGGATGTTGGTCATGGTCAGCACGGTGACGGCCTGGGTCAGGTTGGAAACCTCGTAGCTCGCCTTGGCGGCATCGAACACCTGAAAGAAGGCGACGCCGTCGACCGTCACGGTGGCGTTGTCCTTGGTGATCACCTCCTGCTCGGGGATGTCGATCACCTGCTCCATCATGTTGATCTTGCGTCCGACGCGATCGAAATAGGGCACGATCAGATTGAGCCCGGGGCTCAGCGTCTGGGTGTATTTGCCGAACCGCTCGATGGTCCAGTCATAGCCCTGCGGTACCGTTTTCACGCCGGCAATCAGCGTGACGATGACCAGCAAAACCAGCACAATTGCGAAAATGTCGAAACCGCTCATATTTCCTCCAAGGCGGGAAAAAGCCCTTTCCCGCGCTGTCATTGGTCGGGATCACGACCCCAAGGGTTCAGTAAAGCGTTCAGTAAAGAGTTCAGAAGATTCAAGGCTCAGCGGTCGTGCCTGGTTTCGGCATCGGCAGGATTCTACACAAGACGCCGGGAGAGGGAATGGTCGCGATTATGTATTTGCGAGGCGCTCTTGAAAGCGTGCTGGCGTAGACCTAGCGCCGACGTTAACGAATCCGGCCATGCCGGCCGTCGCAGCCGAATCCTACTCGATGACCTCGTTCGCGGTTGCGAGCAGGCTTGGCGGAAGCGTGACGCCGATCGCCTTCGCAGTCTTCAAGTTGATCGCGAGCTCGAACGTGGTGGGATTCTGGACCGGCAAGTCGGCCGCTCGCGCACCCTTCAGGATGCGATCGATATAGGAGGCGGCGCGGCGGAGCTGCTCGGCGCTATCGGTACTGTAGGACATCAAGCCACCCTCGTCGACGAAGGTGCGGCTCCAGAACACCGCCGGCACGCGCGCTTCATTGATCGCCGCCAGCAGAAGCGCACGGTTGGACATGGTGAAGAAGTCCGGCAGCACCAGTAGGCCGCCGTCTTTCCGTAGGGCCAGGGCGGCGATCGAGGCCGTGTCATGGACCGGCACGGGCTCCACCGTCACATCGAGCGCGCGGCCGGCGTCCTCGATCGTACGCAGCATCAGCGGCGCGAACGGCGCAGTGGCGGGATTGTAGACGACCAAGACACGGGACGGTTTTGGCGTGACCTGCGTCAGCATCTCCAGCCATTTGCCGGCCAGCGGGCCGTCGTAATCGGTGAAGCCGGTGACATTGCCGCCGGGATGGGCGAGATTCTGGACAAAGCCCTGGCTGACAGGATCTGTGACGACGGCGAAAACGATCGGGATGGTCGTCGTGCGCCGGCGCAGCTCCTCGACCGAGGGCGTGCCGACCGCAAGCAGGATGTCGGGCTTGAGCGCCACGAGTTCGTCGGCGAATTGCGCGATCCGTGCGCGGTCGCCGCCGCCGTTGCGCCAATCAATCTTGAGGCTGTCGTGCTCCTTCCAGCCATGGCCGGCAAGCGCCTCGACCAGGACCGCGCTACGCGTCTGACCGATCGCATCGTCGGCCGCAGTGACCGAGAGCACGCCAAGCCGGCGCGCCGCATTCGTTTGCGCCAGCACCGAGGCCGGCAGCGCCGCAATCACCCCAAGAAGCGCCAGAACCTCGCGGCGGTTCATGGGGCGCTCCTCAGATCCAGGCTCACTAGATCCAGCCCTGGAGCTCGCGCAGCACCAGCGTTCGGATCACATCCATGCCGGGGTCGCTGTCGTTGAGGCAGGGGATCGCGGAAAACTGCTCGCCGCCATTGTGCTTGAAGATCTCGGCATTCTCCTGCGCGATCTCCTCCAGCGTCTCGAGGCAGTCGGCGGAAAAACCCGGCGTGATCACCGCGATGCGGCGCACGCCCTCTTTCGCCAGACGCTCCATGGTCTTGTCGGTGTAGGGCTGCAGCCACTCGTCGAATCCGAACCGCGACTGGAAGGTCAGCAGCAGCTTTGTCTCATCCATGCCCAGCCGGCGGCGCAGCGCCTCTGTGGTCGCGACGCATTGGCTCTGATAGGGATCGCCCTTGTCGACATAGGCCTTCGGCATGCCGTGGAATGAGGCGACGATCAGCTCCGGCTTGAAGGGCAGGCTCGCCAGATGCGTCTCGATCGAGGTGGCGAGCGCCTCGATATAGGCTTCATCCTCGTAGTAAGGCGGCGTCACCCGCAGCGTCGGCTGCGCGCGCATGCGGGCAAGCACGCGGAACACCTCGTCGCAGACGGTGGCGGATGTTGCAGCCGAATATTGCGGATAGAGCGGTACGGCAAGGATGCGATCGCAGCCCTTCGCAATCAGGGCATCGATGCCCGACTTGATCGAAGGATTACCATAGCGCATCGCCCACTCCACCGTGACCTGGTCGCGGTCCGAAAGCATGGCCGCGAGCCTGTCGCTCTGCGAGCGCGTGATGGTCTTGAGCGGCGACTCGTTCTTCTCGGTGTTCCAGATCTTCAGATAGTCGCGCGCCTTGGCGCGGGGGCGGGTGCGCAGGATGATGCCGTTCAGCACCGCCTTCCAGATCAAGCCTTGATTCTCGATGACGCGGGCGTCCGAGAGGAACTCCTTCAGATAGACCCGCACGCCGCGCGCGTCGGCGGTATCGGGCGTGCCGAGATTGACCAGGAGCACACCGACGCGCGAGGGGGCGGGCTGCGTGGCCGGCATCGCGGCCTGGCTGGGAGCGATTGTCATCATGATCCGTTGCGTCGCGCGTTGTTCCGAACTTGTCAAGATTGGGGCGGTTTCGCTAGGGTCAGTACACAGGGGGAGAACCATGACGCTAGCGGAATGGTGCGTTTTCGGGGCGCTGCTGCTCTATCTCTTAACGATCGTCTCGATCAAATGGATCAGATTTCGCGGCTTCGACAATTCGCGGCCGCGCGATCCAGCCTTCTTCGAGGACGCCATCGCTCAGCGCGCCCTCGGCGCGCATCAGAACGGGATCGAGACCTTTCCGTTCTTCGCCTTTGCGGTGCTGCTCGCCGAATACAGGGATTCGCCGCAGCGCCTGATCGACGAGCTCGCGGTGCTGTTCCTGATCGTACGGATCGCCTATGTGCTGACCTATCTCGGCAACCGCCCGACGCTGCGCTCCATTCTCTGGAGCATCGGCTTTGCGATCAATCTCGGGATCTTCTTCATGCCAGCGTTGAAGCAGTTCTTGCCGGTGTGACATCTTTCCTTCCTTCTCCCTTGTGGGGGAAGGTGGCGC
This genomic window contains:
- a CDS encoding SPFH domain-containing protein; translated protein: MSGFDIFAIVLVLLVIVTLIAGVKTVPQGYDWTIERFGKYTQTLSPGLNLIVPYFDRVGRKINMMEQVIDIPEQEVITKDNATVTVDGVAFFQVFDAAKASYEVSNLTQAVTVLTMTNIRSVMGSMDLDQVLSHRDEINERLLRVVDAAVSPWGLKVNRIEIKDIVPPADLVEAMGRQMKAERVKRADILQAEGARQSEILRAEGAKQGQILQAEGRREAAFRDAEARERSAEAEAKATQMVSEAIAKGDVAALNYFIADKYIKAFGQFADSPNQKIIMLPIEATSMLGSLAGIGEIAKATFGESAASAAAAARRAAVPTTGSTPPAVPPRQG
- a CDS encoding NfeD family protein, with amino-acid sequence MTDMFVSLGTWNWLIFGFILMALEVLAPGVFLFWLGLAALLVGLISFGVAISWQIQLVMFAIFAAAAVPVWRRLARPKPDAIAASPFLNKRADALLGREFTLEKPIVDGNGTMRIGDTVWRVAGPDTPAGTRVKVVQVDGANLTVAAA
- a CDS encoding helix-turn-helix domain-containing protein; its protein translation is MAKQTTSRSRGVRGSRTGRPVMVLLDLLGRRWSLRILWELRDAPLTSRALRAACDEASPTVLQARLDDLREAGFVELGEAGGYGLTALGRELCETFMPLHRFAERWRSKSGA
- a CDS encoding carboxymuconolactone decarboxylase family protein — encoded protein: MSQATPRIAPLTPPYPPEIQAQFDRIMRGAPPLLLFRMMAGHTRAWDKFRAGGLLDPGPLSLHQREIVIDRTCALNQCEYEWGVHVAVFAGPAKLTEEEVHATVRGDARSPCWSPAEQALIAAVDALHHRATFDDAEFAALSTHYDEAQILEIMLLCGFYRTVSYLANGLRLPLEDTAARFPALL
- a CDS encoding outer membrane beta-barrel protein, yielding MGSSPGTSRSKRAHFLRAALPCFALTVLGSAPVAAQSLTPDLFSPNRGGFASPDTLPTRRTAGVPQAPSDALPTLPDPNADLRKRQQTPARVGQNPTNQSPTGQVPIYGLPAANGASASGYDSLNRKRQQPKFYPGQAKPKRPVGPGSPVPPATPERTLGPPRIAPPPSETAHKTPVAPAMAGNVPGQPLRRRLKIDDDAFGAVGDYAGSFLIKGGLELSTGYDTNPARLSKPVGSPVYVVAPDLLVASDWERHALVADLRGSFSGYTNNMPATIDGFASPSPVEVDRPDFNGHVDGRIDVNRDLKLTTQLRLRLATDNPGSPNVQAGLQKYPVYATYGTTVGFDQTFNRFQVAAGANADRTAYTNSKLTDGSTFSNDDRDFNQYGGVGRFSYDLKPGLKPFVEIQGDTRVHDQAADRNGFFRDSNGGYAKVGTSFEFSRILTGEVSVGYSARNYVDPRLSQLAGFLTSGSLIWNASGLTTVKFATDTQIAETTIPGSSGVLVHTYAAEVDHDFRRWLTAVGKFTYGTYDYQGQNRNDKTYSFESNLIYKLNRNIWIKGTLRHDILDSNQPGSSSQGTVVMVGVRLQN
- a CDS encoding KpsF/GutQ family sugar-phosphate isomerase; the protein is MPSSKPLMTQSSGPIPDSVESALRTLETESGGINALAAALRGPLGASFAKAVDLIRNAKGRVIVTGLGKSGHMGRKIAATLASTGTPAFFVHAAEAGHGDLGMITPDDVIMALSWSGEQPEMKTLVNYSARFAIPMIAVTSNAASSLGQAADIVIELPKAREACPHNLAPTTSTLMQAAIGDAIAIALLEGRGFTALEFAHFHPGGKLGAMLKFVRDYMRTGAEIPVKPLGTKMSDAVMEMSAKGLGCVCIVNDAAEAVGIITDGDLRRQMRPDLLAASVDDIMTRQPKTVPPSMLATEMIEVLNTRKITTLVVTEADKVVGIVHLHDLLRAGVA